In a genomic window of Tachysurus vachellii isolate PV-2020 chromosome 13, HZAU_Pvac_v1, whole genome shotgun sequence:
- the si:ch211-153b23.5 gene encoding glutamine amidotransferase-like class 1 domain-containing protein 3, mitochondrial: MAKRVAVILAGCGVYDGTEIHEASAVLVHLSRAGAKVQMFAPNAEMMHVVNHCEGKPVAEKRNVMEESARIARGDITDLAKLDVANYDAVIIPGGFGAAKNLSDWATKGKDFSVKPLVEKVIKNFNQAGKPLGMCCISPVLAAKVIPGCELTVGHDSECEKWPYAGTAKTLVELGSKHVNKNVGEVHVDKKHKLVTTSAFMCNAPLHEVFDGLGVMVTEVLKLA; this comes from the exons ATGGCAAAGCGTGTAGCAGTGATCCTTGCTGGTTGTGGAGTCTATGATGGAACTGAGATCCACGAGGCTTCTGCCGTACTTGTACATCTTAGCCGGGCTGGTGCCAAG GTTCAGATGTTCGCTCCTAATGCTGAGATGATGCATGTTGTGAACCACTGTGAAGGAAAGCCAGTGGCAGAAAAGCGCAACGTGATGGAGGAAAGTGCCCGCATTGCTCGAGGAGACATCACTGACCTGGCCAAGCTAGATGTTGCTAATTATGATGCTGTCATAATTCCTG GAGGCTTTGGAGCAGCTAAGAATCTCAGTGACTGGGCCACCAAGGGCAAAGATTTCTCAGTGAAGCCCCTGGTCGAGAAGGTTATCAAGAACTTCAACCAGGCAGGAAAGCCTCTTGGCATGTGCTGTATTTCTCCAGTACTTGCAGCAAAGGTTATTCCTGGCTGTGAACTTACTGTTGGCCATGATTCAGAGTGTGAAAA ATGGCCATATGCTGGAACAGCTAAGACGTTGGTGGAGCTGGGCTCTAAgcatgttaataaaaatgttggAGAAGTACATGTCGATAAGAAGCATAAACTAGTAACTACATCTGCCTTTATGTGCAATGCCCCATTACATGAGGTTTTTGATGGACTAGGCGTTATGGTAACGGAGGTTCTTAAACTTGCCTGA
- the zgc:174917 gene encoding L-threonyl-[L-threonyl-carrier protein] 4-chlorinase: MGFDRAEVKFLYENQGYVTSIPILSPEQLQQARDAFTELEGKFGEDYTSYSLHNVHMTYSWVMDLVKHPRVLEVITAVLGPDVLLLDSRFICKYPVSKQSKTQGSNEIISHSSEQESESILPYVAWHQDMKYWGLDGGPVVSVWLALDDSQVENGALQVIPGSHCSGLLPHRQAKLSGNMLSVNQEIPEELVEKKKALFCPLLAGQMSIHDGLLVHGSDPNTSGKRRCGFVIRYVPTAAYPVQDPERPRRFHATVVVSGHDKYNHFSSQKPEL; encoded by the exons ATGGGATTTGATAGAGCAGAAGTTAAGTTTCTGTATGAGAATCAGGGTTATGTGACCAGCATTCCTATCCTCAGTCCTGAGCAGCTGCAACAAGCCAGAGATGCCTTCACTGAGCTAGAGGGAAAGTTTG GTGAGGATTACACTTCCTACAGCCTGCACAATGTGCATATGACGTACAGCTGGGTAATGGATCTAGTTAAACACCCTAGAGTTCTTGAGGTAATAACTGCAGTCCTGGGTCCTGATGTTCTCCTGCTGGACTCACGCTTCATCTGCAAATACCCAGTctcaaaacaaagcaaaacccaAGGGAGCAATGAGATCATTTCACACAGCTCTGAACAAGAAAGTGAATCCATTCTTCCATACGTGGCCTGGCATCAGGACATGAA GTATTGGGGACTTGATGGAGGACCAGTTGTCTCAGTCTGGCTTGCTTTGGATGACTCTCAGGTAGAAAACGGTGCCCTACAGGTTATTCCAG GAAGTCACTGCTCTGGCCTTTTGCCTCATCGCCAAGCAAAGCTCTCAGGCAACATGCTGAGTGTCAATCAAGAAATCCCAGAGGAGCTGGTTGAGAAAAAGAAGGCCTTGTTCTGCCCCCTTCTTGCGGGGCAAATGTCT ATTCACGATGGACTCCTGGTTCATGGCAGTGATCCCAACACATCAGGAAAGAGGCGTTGTGGCTTTGTTATCCGCTATGTTCCTACTGCAGCTTATCCAGTTCAG GATCCTGAACGCCCAAGGCGCTTCCATGCCACAGTCGTGGTTAGTGGTCATGACAAGTACAACCATTTCTCAAGCCAAAAACCTGAACTGTGA
- the si:ch211-153b23.7 gene encoding uncharacterized protein si:ch211-153b23.7, whose translation MDGSSLSSLSEEESSKQLSLPKENSKEKASLCSGQVEDLPQTERLISGEEQLTLITESMSITSADQEKLQLLNKNTDLRRLNKELMKLNEDWDHIYRSTSAGLQQRVADLEQEISALKQLNSRLLIKVEHEQNKSEYYEHTLMQELKKNQHLQEYIRLLESRLHQTDTLNVWTLGTQNTSAVTSPPDMHVLQRSPKSSISTAPPLQPHNRTRSSRAHSESHEKQNDVSKEVQDLKEQLETLRCQTKIYEADYKIEHKDHERMLQENKRLRRREGEMRQQMALLQEQLKVYEDDFQKERSDKQLLQRLLMKKAPAAQEPALIHRCNNDQERPKGERRKIREEHRGTFMCPKHCENRGHLEYP comes from the exons ATGGATGGAAGCTCATTATCATCATTGTCAGAGGAGGAGTCTTCAAAACAGCTTTCTCTCCCTAAAGagaacagcaaagaaaaagcATCACTCTGCTCAGG ACAAGTGGAGGATTTGCCCCAAACAGAGAGACTCATCTCTGGAGAGGAGCAGTTAACATTAATCACAGAAAGCATGTCCATTACATCTGCAGACCAGGAGAAACTTCAGCTGCTTAACAAGAACACAGATCTTCGTAGACTCAACAAAGAG cttATGAAGCTAAATGAGGACTGGGACCACATATACCGCAGCACGAGTGCAGGCCTACAGCAGCGGGTGGCAGATCTCGAGCAGGAAATTTCGGCCCTCAAGCAACTCAATAGCAGACTCCTGATCAAAGTGGAACATGAGCAG aaCAAAAGTGAATACTATGAACACACGCTGATGCAAGAGCTAAAGAAAAATCAGCATCTTCAAGAGTACATCCGCCTCCTGGAGAGCCGTCTTCACCAAACTGATACCTTGAATGTCTGGACTTTAGGGACCCAG AACACGTCAGCTGTTACCAGTCCACCAGACATGCATGTCCTGCAGCGAAGTCCCAAATCCTCCATTTCCACTGCTCCACCTTTACAGCCCCACAACAGGACTAGGTCCAGCCGAGCACATTCAGAGAGCCACGAAAAGCAGAATGATGTGAGTAAGGAAGTTCAGGACCTTAAAGAGCAGCTGGAAACCTTGAGGTGCCAG ACTAAAATCTATGAAGCAGACTATAAAATAGAGCACAAGGACCATGAACGCATGCTCCAAGAAAACAAGAGACTCCGGCGTCGTGAAGGAGAAATGAGGCAGCAGATGGCGCTGTTGCAAGAACAG TTGAAGGTATATGAGGATGACTTCCAGAAAGAGCGTTCGGATAAGCAGCTCCTGCAGCGGCTTCTGATGAAGAAAGCTCCAGCGGCGCAGGAGCCAGCACTAATCCACCGCTGTAATAATGACCAGGAGAGACcaaaaggagagaggagaaaaataagAGAGGAACACAGAGGAACATTCATGTGTCCAAAACACTGTGAAAACCGTGGACATTTAGAGTACCCCTAG